The following are from one region of the Salicibibacter kimchii genome:
- a CDS encoding NAD(P)H-dependent oxidoreductase, protein MHLIVYMHPSKDSFNHAVLTAYREALQNLGKEVVVRDLYRLPFAPLLTQAEYEHSLSGRYADDIAKEHAYVERAEAITFLFPVWWGGFPAIGKGYVDRVLAYGFAFELENERPIPKMEGRPLGMIYTTGAPRDVWENGQKDWMEQLFKTAIVDFCGFKQIPPLHLGHAVLADESEREEMFASVRAYPDQFPTSRER, encoded by the coding sequence GTGCACTTGATCGTTTATATGCACCCAAGTAAGGATAGCTTTAATCATGCGGTTTTAACTGCGTATCGCGAAGCCTTGCAAAATTTGGGAAAAGAAGTTGTCGTGCGCGATTTGTACAGGCTTCCGTTTGCACCGCTCTTAACGCAAGCAGAATATGAACATTCATTATCCGGCCGTTACGCAGATGATATTGCAAAAGAGCATGCTTATGTGGAGCGAGCAGAAGCGATCACTTTCCTATTTCCGGTCTGGTGGGGAGGTTTTCCAGCGATCGGAAAAGGTTATGTGGATCGTGTGTTGGCTTATGGGTTCGCATTTGAACTGGAAAATGAAAGGCCGATCCCGAAAATGGAAGGCAGACCGCTCGGCATGATTTATACGACCGGCGCACCGCGGGACGTATGGGAAAATGGTCAAAAGGACTGGATGGAACAATTATTTAAGACAGCGATTGTTGATTTTTGCGGGTTTAAGCAAATCCCGCCTTTGCACCTTGGACATGCCGTTCTCGCTGATGAAAGTGAAAGGGAAGAAATGTTTGCATCGGTACGTGCGTATCCTGATCAATTTCCAACTTCTAGGGAGAGGTAA
- a CDS encoding KamA family radical SAM protein, which translates to MAQPKYITKIDQIEQIPEGERERLKKITEKFVFRVNEYYLGLINWEDPDDPIKNLVIPNENELSEYGRWDASDEDTNYVVPGCQHKYETTALLICSEVCGAYCRYCFRKRLFRNDVKEAMSDVDPGIEYIRNHPEINNVLLTGGDPLILATKKLRYIIEELRSIPHVKIIRIGSKLPVFNPMRIYEDEALLELFREYSTPDNRIYVMAHVNHPREITDEAKRGFQALHDAGVMVVNQTPVLKGINDNPDDLTELLDKLSWAGVTPYYFFINRPVAGNTDFVLSLKEAYEAVEEAKARTSGLGKRIRLSMSHTSGKIEILAIEDGKAYLKYHQSRDGNYGKFMVLDCPDDAGWFDELPGNEAYWTPPKKKTEEVVSVNQMSDMPQKGKRRAPSKRQTS; encoded by the coding sequence ATGGCTCAACCAAAGTACATTACAAAAATTGATCAAATTGAGCAAATTCCTGAAGGTGAAAGAGAACGGTTAAAGAAAATAACGGAAAAATTTGTTTTCCGTGTCAATGAATATTACTTAGGATTGATTAATTGGGAAGATCCGGATGATCCGATTAAAAATTTAGTGATTCCAAATGAAAACGAACTTTCCGAATATGGGCGCTGGGACGCTTCCGACGAAGATACCAACTATGTCGTTCCTGGTTGCCAACATAAATATGAAACGACTGCCTTATTGATTTGTTCCGAAGTATGCGGGGCTTATTGCCGCTATTGTTTCCGCAAGCGTTTGTTCAGAAATGATGTAAAAGAAGCGATGTCCGATGTGGATCCGGGAATTGAGTATATTCGCAATCATCCCGAAATTAACAATGTGTTGCTCACCGGCGGAGATCCTTTAATTCTGGCGACGAAAAAACTTCGCTACATCATTGAAGAACTCCGGTCCATCCCGCATGTGAAAATCATTCGTATCGGCTCCAAGCTTCCGGTCTTTAACCCGATGCGCATTTATGAAGACGAGGCGTTGCTTGAGTTATTCAGGGAGTATTCCACGCCAGATAACCGAATCTATGTGATGGCCCACGTCAATCACCCGAGAGAAATCACAGACGAAGCAAAACGAGGCTTTCAGGCGCTTCACGATGCCGGCGTCATGGTTGTCAACCAAACGCCCGTTTTAAAAGGCATTAATGATAACCCAGACGATCTTACCGAATTGCTCGATAAACTGTCCTGGGCGGGCGTGACCCCTTATTACTTTTTTATTAACCGACCCGTTGCCGGGAACACCGATTTTGTACTCAGCCTAAAAGAAGCCTACGAGGCGGTGGAAGAAGCGAAGGCCCGCACAAGCGGCCTCGGGAAACGAATTCGTCTCTCCATGAGCCATACATCCGGCAAAATTGAAATCTTGGCAATCGAAGACGGAAAAGCCTATTTAAAATACCATCAATCCCGAGACGGCAATTACGGGAAATTTATGGTGCTGGATTGCCCCGACGATGCCGGCTGGTTCGACGAACTCCCCGGAAACGAAGCATATTGGACACCGCCGAAGAAAAAGACAGAAGAAGTCGTATCCGTCAATCAAATGTCCGACATGCCGCAAAAAGGCAAACGGAGAGCCCCAAGCAAACGACAAACGTCCTAA
- a CDS encoding fumarylacetoacetate hydrolase family protein: MLRLLSMVYDNKTQLGIEREDGQRILVLEEALRQLQPGTECPADMLTAIHRGEAFLKQAKKVLEQATAMPDGDFWVQPSEIKRSAPIAKTPKNIMCVGKNYAAHAIELGSDADIPEHPLIFTKPHTSIIGHGQPVRLQQDVSEQVDYEGEVAVVIGREGAKIEREEAWDYVFGITLLNDLTARDLQSRHKQFFLGKGLDGFSPIGPVIVTDVSEAALAGERLSTEVNGEVRQSAPLTDMIFDIPDLIQIISRGMTLEPGDIIATGTPAGVGKGMDPPRYLRPGDDVSIHVPLIGTLENKMTDE; this comes from the coding sequence ATGCTGCGATTACTATCGATGGTGTATGACAATAAAACGCAACTGGGAATTGAACGTGAAGATGGCCAGCGAATTTTAGTGCTCGAGGAAGCTTTGCGGCAACTGCAACCGGGAACCGAATGCCCCGCCGATATGTTAACCGCCATTCATCGCGGCGAAGCTTTCCTAAAACAAGCGAAAAAAGTGCTGGAGCAGGCAACTGCTATGCCTGACGGGGATTTTTGGGTGCAGCCCTCGGAGATAAAAAGGAGTGCCCCAATTGCCAAAACGCCGAAGAATATTATGTGTGTAGGCAAAAATTACGCGGCCCATGCCATTGAACTTGGCAGTGATGCAGATATCCCAGAGCATCCGCTGATTTTCACAAAACCGCACACTAGTATCATCGGACACGGACAGCCGGTACGCTTGCAACAGGACGTAAGTGAACAAGTGGATTACGAAGGAGAAGTTGCTGTCGTCATTGGCCGCGAAGGGGCCAAGATTGAAAGGGAAGAAGCGTGGGATTATGTATTCGGCATCACCTTGTTAAATGATCTTACGGCAAGGGATTTGCAAAGCAGACATAAACAGTTTTTTCTCGGAAAAGGATTAGATGGATTTAGCCCGATCGGTCCGGTGATTGTCACAGACGTGAGCGAGGCCGCGCTCGCTGGCGAGAGATTGTCGACGGAAGTCAACGGGGAGGTGCGCCAGTCAGCACCGTTGACCGATATGATTTTCGACATTCCGGACTTGATCCAAATTATTTCCCGGGGAATGACGTTGGAACCAGGTGATATTATTGCGACAGGCACGCCCGCTGGTGTCGGAAAGGGGATGGACCCTCCCCGATATTTGCGTCCCGGAGATGATGTGTCGATTCATGTACCTTTGATTGGAACACTGGAGAATAAAATGACCGACGAATAA